One region of Azoarcus sp. CIB genomic DNA includes:
- a CDS encoding cytochrome C produces MTGKSTLAALCLLAGTTHAADSAALHARNLAANCTPCHSADAPAPNAIPRIVGLPADRLLHRLRAFRSGDTPATVMHQIVRGYSDEQLSLIAAHLAGSPDPALDPR; encoded by the coding sequence GTGACCGGCAAGTCTACCCTCGCCGCCCTGTGCCTGCTTGCCGGCACGACTCATGCCGCCGACTCCGCCGCCCTCCATGCGCGCAATCTTGCCGCCAACTGCACCCCCTGTCATTCAGCCGACGCCCCCGCGCCGAACGCGATCCCGCGCATCGTCGGCCTGCCGGCGGACAGACTCCTGCACCGGCTACGGGCGTTTCGCAGCGGCGACACACCCGCGACCGTCATGCACCAGATCGTGCGCGGCTACAGTGACGAACAGCTCTCGCTGATCGCCGCCCATCTCGCCGGCAGCCCTGACCCGGCACTCGACCCACGATGA
- the icd gene encoding NADP-dependent isocitrate dehydrogenase, whose protein sequence is MSASKIKVPAGGQKIVPGQTIPDQPIIPFIEGDGIGVDITPVMIKVIDAAVAKAYGGKKKIHWMEVYAGEKSTQLYGPDEWLPKETFDALKEYSVSIKGPMTTPVGGGIRSLNVALRQELDLYQCVRPVRYFKGVPSPLKNPELTDMVIYRENTEDIYAGIEWASGSEQVKKVIAFLQNEMGVKKIRFPETSGIGIKPVSVEGTTRLVRAAIRYAIDNDRKSVTFVHKGNIMKFTEGLFRDTAYKLAQDEFGAQPIDGGPWCKFKNPKTGREIVVKDAIADAFLQQILLRPAEYDVIATTNLNGDYISDALAAQVGGIGIAPGANISDQYACFEATHGTAPKYAGLDKVNPGSLILSAEMMLRHMDWKEAADLVIKAMEAAIGDKVVTYDFARLMEGAQEVSCSAFGDAMIARM, encoded by the coding sequence ATGAGCGCATCCAAGATCAAGGTTCCCGCAGGTGGCCAAAAAATTGTTCCCGGCCAGACCATTCCCGACCAACCGATCATCCCCTTCATCGAGGGCGATGGCATCGGTGTCGACATCACGCCGGTGATGATCAAGGTCATCGACGCGGCGGTCGCGAAGGCATACGGTGGGAAGAAGAAGATCCACTGGATGGAAGTCTACGCGGGTGAGAAATCGACCCAGCTGTACGGCCCGGACGAGTGGCTGCCGAAGGAGACCTTCGACGCGCTGAAGGAGTACTCGGTTTCGATCAAGGGGCCGATGACCACCCCCGTCGGCGGCGGCATCCGTTCGCTGAACGTCGCGCTGCGCCAGGAGCTGGACCTGTATCAGTGCGTGCGGCCGGTACGCTACTTCAAGGGCGTGCCGTCGCCGCTGAAAAACCCGGAGCTGACCGACATGGTCATCTACCGCGAGAACACCGAGGACATCTACGCCGGCATCGAGTGGGCATCGGGTTCGGAGCAGGTGAAGAAGGTGATCGCCTTCCTGCAGAACGAGATGGGCGTGAAGAAGATCCGCTTCCCCGAGACCTCGGGCATCGGCATCAAGCCGGTGTCGGTGGAAGGCACTACCCGCCTGGTGCGTGCGGCGATCAGGTACGCGATCGACAACGATCGCAAGTCGGTGACGTTCGTGCACAAGGGCAACATCATGAAGTTCACGGAAGGCCTGTTCCGTGACACCGCTTACAAGCTCGCGCAGGATGAGTTCGGCGCCCAGCCGATCGACGGCGGCCCGTGGTGCAAGTTCAAGAACCCGAAGACCGGTCGCGAGATCGTCGTCAAGGACGCAATCGCCGACGCCTTCCTGCAGCAGATCCTGCTGCGTCCGGCCGAATACGACGTGATCGCGACGACCAACCTGAACGGCGACTACATCTCCGACGCGCTGGCCGCGCAGGTCGGCGGCATCGGCATCGCGCCGGGGGCGAACATCTCCGACCAGTACGCGTGCTTCGAGGCGACCCACGGCACGGCGCCGAAGTATGCCGGGCTGGACAAGGTCAACCCCGGTTCGCTGATCCTGTCGGCGGAGATGATGCTGCGTCACATGGACTGGAAGGAAGCCGCGGACCTCGTCATCAAGGCCATGGAAGCGGCGATCGGCGACAAGGTCGTGACTTACGACTTCGCGCGCCTGATGGAGGGCGCGCAGGAAGTGTCGTGCTCGGCCTTCGGGGACGCGATGATCGCGCGCATGTAA
- the soxZ gene encoding thiosulfate oxidation carrier complex protein SoxZ produces the protein MSTPTRIRATLKDGGTELRMLFSHPMENGLRKDAEGKRIPAHFITEVSVRRNGEIVLAADFGPSIATNPYLAFSITGGAAGDEIVVSWRDNLGDTRSDAIRVA, from the coding sequence ATGAGCACGCCGACTCGCATCCGCGCGACGCTCAAGGACGGAGGCACGGAATTACGCATGCTGTTCTCGCACCCGATGGAGAACGGTCTGCGCAAGGATGCCGAGGGTAAGCGCATTCCGGCGCACTTCATCACCGAGGTAAGCGTGCGGCGCAACGGGGAAATCGTGCTGGCGGCGGATTTCGGCCCGTCGATCGCAACGAATCCCTATCTCGCCTTCAGCATCACCGGCGGTGCTGCGGGCGACGAGATCGTCGTGAGCTGGCGCGACAACCTCGGCGATACGCGCAGCGACGCGATCCGGGTGGCATAG
- a CDS encoding NADP-dependent isocitrate dehydrogenase, whose product MTDKSSTIIYTLTDEAPLLATYSLLPIIETFTAPAGVTIQKTDISVAARVLAEFSDCLTDAQKVPNNLAELGRLTQDPNTNIIKLPNISASVAQLIACVKELQSKGYAVPDYPENPTTEEEKALKVRYGKCLGSAVNPVLREGNSDRRAPAAVKNYAKKHPHSMGEWKQWSQTHVSHMEHGDFYHGEKSMTLDRARNVKMELITKSGKAVVLKPKVALLDGEIVDSMFMSKKALYEFYEAQMEDCRKAGILFSLHVKATMMKVSHPIVFGHCVKIYYKEAFEKHGKLFDELGINVNNGMATLYEKIATLPESQRDEIIRDLHACQEHRPRLAMVDSAKGITNFHSPNDIIVDASMPAMIRSGGKMWGADGKQYDSKCVMPESTFARIYQEMISFCKWHGNFDPATMGTVPNVGLMAQQAEEYGSHDKTFEMPEDGVANITDLDTGEVLMSQNVEEGDIWRMCQVKDAPIRDWVKLAVTRARNSGMPAIFWLDPYRPHENELIKKVQTYLKDHDTSGLDIQIMSQVRAMRFTLERVARGLDTISVTGNILRDYLTDLFPIMELGTSAKMLSIVPLMAGGGMYETGAGGSAPKHVQQLVEENHLRWDSLGEFLALAVSLEEMSFKTGNAKAKLLAKTLDQATGKLLDNDKSPSRRTGQLDNRGSHFYLALYWAEALAAQGEDADLKARFAPLAKTLAENEQKIVAELSAVQGKPVDIGGYYYADPVKTEEVMRPSATLNAVLAAVNA is encoded by the coding sequence ATGACAGACAAGAGTTCGACGATCATCTACACGCTCACCGACGAGGCGCCCCTGCTGGCGACCTATTCGCTGCTGCCGATCATCGAGACGTTCACGGCGCCGGCCGGTGTGACGATCCAGAAGACCGACATCTCGGTCGCGGCCCGCGTGCTGGCTGAATTCTCGGATTGCCTGACCGACGCTCAGAAGGTCCCGAATAACCTCGCCGAACTCGGCCGCCTGACCCAGGATCCGAACACCAACATCATCAAGCTGCCGAACATCAGCGCTTCCGTTGCGCAGCTGATCGCCTGCGTCAAGGAGCTCCAGTCGAAGGGCTACGCGGTCCCCGACTACCCGGAGAACCCGACGACCGAGGAAGAAAAGGCGCTGAAGGTGCGTTACGGCAAGTGCCTCGGCTCCGCGGTGAACCCGGTGCTGCGCGAAGGCAACTCCGATCGTCGCGCGCCTGCGGCAGTCAAGAACTACGCGAAGAAGCACCCGCACTCGATGGGCGAATGGAAGCAGTGGTCGCAGACCCACGTCTCGCACATGGAGCACGGCGACTTCTACCACGGTGAAAAGTCGATGACGCTCGACCGCGCGCGCAACGTGAAGATGGAACTCATCACGAAGAGCGGCAAGGCCGTCGTGCTGAAGCCGAAGGTCGCGTTGCTCGACGGCGAGATCGTCGACTCGATGTTCATGAGCAAGAAGGCGCTGTACGAGTTCTACGAAGCGCAGATGGAAGACTGCCGCAAGGCGGGCATCCTGTTCTCGCTGCACGTGAAGGCGACGATGATGAAGGTGTCGCACCCCATCGTCTTCGGCCACTGCGTGAAGATCTACTACAAGGAAGCCTTCGAGAAGCACGGCAAGCTGTTCGACGAGCTGGGCATCAACGTCAACAACGGCATGGCCACGCTGTACGAGAAGATCGCGACGCTGCCCGAATCGCAGCGCGACGAGATCATCCGCGACCTGCACGCCTGCCAGGAGCACCGTCCGCGTCTGGCGATGGTCGACTCGGCCAAGGGCATCACGAACTTCCATTCGCCCAACGACATCATCGTCGACGCTTCCATGCCCGCCATGATCCGTTCCGGCGGGAAAATGTGGGGCGCCGACGGCAAGCAGTACGACAGCAAGTGCGTAATGCCGGAATCGACCTTCGCCCGCATCTACCAGGAGATGATCAGCTTCTGCAAGTGGCACGGCAACTTCGACCCGGCGACGATGGGCACGGTGCCCAACGTCGGCCTGATGGCGCAGCAGGCCGAGGAATACGGCTCGCACGACAAGACTTTCGAGATGCCGGAAGACGGCGTCGCGAACATCACCGACCTCGACACCGGTGAAGTGCTGATGTCGCAGAACGTGGAAGAAGGCGACATCTGGCGCATGTGCCAGGTCAAGGACGCGCCGATCCGCGACTGGGTCAAGCTCGCCGTGACGCGTGCACGCAACTCGGGCATGCCGGCCATCTTCTGGCTCGACCCGTACCGTCCGCACGAGAACGAGCTGATCAAGAAGGTGCAGACGTACCTGAAGGATCACGACACGAGCGGCCTCGACATCCAGATCATGTCGCAGGTACGCGCGATGCGCTTTACGCTGGAGCGCGTGGCGCGCGGGCTGGACACCATCTCGGTGACCGGCAACATCCTGCGCGACTACCTGACCGACCTGTTCCCGATCATGGAGCTGGGCACCAGCGCGAAGATGCTGTCCATCGTCCCGCTGATGGCCGGCGGCGGCATGTACGAGACGGGCGCGGGCGGTTCGGCGCCCAAGCACGTGCAGCAGCTGGTCGAGGAAAACCACCTGCGCTGGGATTCGCTCGGCGAGTTCCTCGCGCTGGCGGTGTCGCTCGAGGAGATGAGCTTCAAGACCGGCAACGCGAAGGCGAAGCTGCTCGCGAAGACGCTCGACCAGGCGACCGGCAAGCTGCTCGACAACGACAAGTCGCCGTCGCGCCGTACTGGCCAGCTCGACAACCGCGGCAGCCACTTCTACCTCGCGCTGTATTGGGCCGAGGCGCTGGCTGCGCAGGGTGAGGATGCGGATCTGAAGGCCCGTTTCGCGCCGCTCGCCAAGACGCTGGCTGAGAACGAGCAGAAGATCGTCGCCGAACTCAGCGCCGTGCAGGGCAAGCCGGTCGATATCGGCGGTTACTACTATGCCGATCCGGTCAAGACCGAGGAGGTAATGCGCCCGAGCGCGACGCTCAACGCGGTGCTTGCTGCAGTGAATGCCTGA
- the soxY gene encoding thiosulfate oxidation carrier protein SoxY: MDSRRRDVLKAGGGLGMWSVLVAAGIVAPAQAQDARNAAAFEATTLDDALRALGAEDAAESGAIRIVAPDVAEDGRAVAISVASDIPRTEQIVILIEENPWKVAASFRLSGAMAPTIQTRVKMARSTRVQVLVKADGQLFAARREVTVTVGGCGT; the protein is encoded by the coding sequence ATGGATAGTCGGCGCAGGGATGTGCTGAAGGCGGGTGGCGGACTGGGGATGTGGTCGGTGCTGGTGGCCGCCGGGATCGTCGCGCCGGCGCAGGCTCAGGATGCGAGGAACGCGGCCGCGTTCGAGGCCACCACTCTCGACGACGCCTTGCGGGCGCTGGGTGCCGAGGACGCGGCGGAGAGCGGCGCGATCCGCATCGTGGCCCCGGATGTCGCCGAGGACGGGCGTGCGGTCGCGATCTCGGTGGCCAGCGACATTCCGCGGACGGAGCAGATCGTAATCCTCATCGAGGAGAATCCCTGGAAGGTCGCGGCGAGTTTCCGTCTCTCGGGTGCGATGGCTCCGACTATCCAGACGCGGGTGAAGATGGCGCGTTCGACGCGCGTGCAGGTGTTGGTGAAGGCCGACGGGCAGCTCTTCGCGGCGCGGCGGGAGGTCACCGTGACCGTCGGGGGCTGCGGGACATGA
- a CDS encoding DUF4212 domain-containing protein: MKLTEQHRAYWRSNLLLTFSLLSVWFLVSFVAGYYADELNRFTFMSFPLGFYIFAQGSQITFVILIGIYVLAMNYLDRKYQIGEKR; this comes from the coding sequence ATGAAACTCACCGAACAGCATCGGGCGTACTGGCGCAGCAACCTGCTGCTGACCTTCTCGCTGCTGTCGGTGTGGTTTCTCGTGAGCTTCGTCGCCGGCTACTACGCGGACGAACTCAACCGCTTCACGTTCATGAGCTTCCCGCTCGGCTTCTACATCTTCGCCCAGGGCTCGCAGATCACCTTCGTGATCCTGATCGGGATCTACGTGCTGGCGATGAACTACCTCGACCGCAAGTACCAGATCGGCGAAAAGCGCTGA
- the aceK gene encoding bifunctional isocitrate dehydrogenase kinase/phosphatase, whose amino-acid sequence MEAPTGEHVLAQSIAQTLIEGFNKHYRIFRETSRRAKESFEAADWQAQLTAVRDRVQFYDDRVEETVRRLHEEFDADSVDDDTWQQAKLHYIGILIRHKQPELAETFFNSVCCKILHRTYFNNDYLFARPAISTEYMESYPPVYSSYYPRDAGLRATVCRIIEDFDWQRPFEDLDRDIDLILHTVHRHLGEWPDMEVNCQIQVLFSAFYRNKTAYIIGKGINGYQEYPFAIAVRHNASGRLEIDTILLDPWRISVLFSLSRAYFLVDMEVPSGYVQFLRSIMPNKHRSELYTMLGLGKQGKTMFFRDLIAHLRHSNDQFVIAPGIRGLVMLVFTLPSYPYVFKVIKDVFGASKNMDRATVKRKYLMVKRVDRVGRMADTLEFSNAALPLARFNPELLEELRSLAPTAYESDGDSVVIKHLYIERRMTPLNIYLERATDEQVEHAVREYGNAIREMATTNIFPGDMLWKNFGVTRYGRVVFYDYDEIEYMTDMNFRHIPEAPYPEMEMSSEPWYSTGPMDVFPEEFATFLLGAPRVRQAFLKHHRDLLTPAFWQRTQASIRSGYVEDFFPYPDELRFCHLHPSRDRRSGA is encoded by the coding sequence ATGGAAGCACCGACGGGAGAACACGTCCTTGCCCAGTCGATCGCACAGACACTGATCGAGGGCTTCAACAAGCACTACCGCATCTTCCGCGAGACCTCCCGGCGCGCGAAGGAAAGCTTCGAGGCCGCCGACTGGCAGGCCCAGCTCACCGCGGTGCGCGACCGCGTGCAGTTCTACGACGATCGCGTCGAAGAGACGGTGCGCCGCCTGCACGAGGAGTTCGATGCCGATTCGGTCGACGACGACACCTGGCAGCAGGCCAAGCTCCACTACATCGGCATCCTGATCCGCCACAAGCAGCCGGAACTCGCAGAGACCTTCTTCAATTCGGTGTGCTGCAAGATCCTGCACCGCACCTACTTCAATAACGACTACCTGTTCGCGCGCCCGGCGATCTCCACCGAATACATGGAGTCCTACCCGCCGGTGTACAGCAGCTACTACCCGCGCGATGCGGGTCTGCGTGCCACCGTGTGCCGCATCATCGAGGACTTCGACTGGCAGCGCCCCTTCGAAGACCTCGACCGCGACATCGACCTGATCCTGCACACCGTGCACCGGCACCTCGGCGAGTGGCCCGACATGGAGGTCAATTGCCAGATCCAGGTGCTGTTTTCGGCCTTCTACCGCAACAAGACGGCCTACATCATCGGCAAGGGCATCAACGGCTACCAGGAATACCCGTTCGCGATTGCGGTGCGCCACAACGCCTCGGGGCGCCTGGAGATCGACACCATCCTGCTCGACCCGTGGCGCATCTCGGTGCTGTTCTCACTGTCACGCGCCTACTTCCTCGTCGACATGGAAGTGCCGTCCGGCTACGTCCAGTTCCTGCGCTCGATCATGCCCAACAAGCACCGCTCGGAGCTCTACACGATGCTAGGACTGGGCAAGCAGGGCAAGACGATGTTCTTCCGCGATCTCATCGCACACCTGCGCCACTCCAACGACCAGTTCGTGATCGCGCCGGGCATCCGCGGTCTCGTGATGCTGGTATTCACGCTCCCCTCCTACCCCTACGTGTTCAAGGTCATCAAGGACGTGTTCGGGGCCTCCAAGAACATGGATCGCGCCACTGTGAAGCGCAAGTACCTGATGGTCAAACGTGTCGATCGCGTGGGCCGCATGGCCGACACGCTGGAGTTCTCCAACGCCGCCCTGCCGCTGGCGCGCTTCAATCCGGAACTACTCGAGGAATTGCGCAGCCTCGCGCCGACCGCCTACGAGAGCGACGGCGACTCGGTCGTCATCAAGCACCTGTACATCGAGCGCCGCATGACGCCGCTCAACATCTACCTCGAGCGCGCCACCGACGAACAGGTCGAGCACGCCGTGCGCGAATACGGCAACGCGATCAGGGAGATGGCCACGACGAACATTTTCCCCGGCGACATGCTGTGGAAGAACTTCGGCGTCACGCGCTACGGCCGCGTGGTGTTCTACGACTACGACGAGATCGAGTACATGACGGACATGAACTTCCGTCACATCCCCGAGGCGCCCTACCCGGAGATGGAGATGTCGAGCGAGCCGTGGTATTCCACCGGGCCGATGGACGTCTTTCCAGAGGAATTCGCAACCTTCCTGCTAGGCGCCCCGCGCGTGCGCCAGGCCTTCCTGAAACACCACCGCGACCTGCTGACGCCGGCCTTCTGGCAGCGCACGCAGGCGTCTATCCGCAGCGGCTACGTCGAGGACTTCTTCCCCTATCCCGACGAACTGCGCTTCTGTCACCTGCATCCGTCCCGCGACCGCCGCAGCGGCGCCTGA
- a CDS encoding NAD(P)/FAD-dependent oxidoreductase, whose translation MNRRRFLRSLGLAATAPATAILAACSSAPRPGAPHVVVVGGGYGGATTAKYLRMWSAGRIDVTLVEREARFVSCPMSNLVLAGLRSLDDLTASYDRLRTRWGVRVVNDEVVRIDVARRELRLASNDGIGFDRVVLAPGVDFLTEQVAGLAGKFERIPHAWKAGPQTELLRRQIEAMPEGGVFALHVPKSPYRCPPGPYERACLVAHYLRARKPRAKLLLLDANSEIQSKKALFAAAFAGSYKNIIEYRPDSTLLSVDAQTLSAELEFDRVRADVLNVIPPMRAGHLVDRLNIPLINRRWVDVDWRTMEVRGAPGIHVIGDAVLAAPGMPKSGHIANQQAKLAAAAIVELLDGRSPDPVPTLLNTCYSFVDDRNAIHVATVHRYDAAEGTVLPVAGAGGLSSAANEEEGRYAAAWAQNIRADMLA comes from the coding sequence ATGAACCGACGCCGTTTCCTGCGCAGCCTGGGCCTTGCCGCGACCGCACCGGCCACCGCCATCCTGGCCGCGTGTTCGTCCGCCCCGCGGCCCGGCGCCCCGCACGTCGTCGTGGTCGGTGGCGGTTACGGCGGCGCGACGACGGCAAAGTACCTGCGCATGTGGAGCGCCGGCCGCATCGACGTCACGCTGGTCGAACGCGAAGCGCGCTTCGTATCCTGCCCGATGTCCAACCTCGTCCTCGCCGGACTGCGCAGCCTGGACGACCTCACCGCGAGCTACGACCGCCTGCGCACGCGCTGGGGCGTGCGCGTCGTCAACGACGAAGTTGTCCGCATCGACGTCGCCCGACGCGAGCTCCGCCTCGCCAGCAACGACGGGATCGGCTTCGACCGCGTCGTGCTGGCGCCCGGCGTGGATTTCCTCACCGAACAGGTCGCCGGGCTCGCGGGCAAGTTCGAACGCATTCCCCACGCCTGGAAGGCCGGCCCGCAGACCGAACTGCTGCGTCGCCAGATCGAGGCGATGCCGGAGGGCGGCGTTTTTGCGCTGCACGTCCCGAAGTCCCCCTACCGCTGCCCGCCCGGCCCCTACGAGCGGGCCTGCCTCGTCGCGCACTACTTGCGTGCCCGAAAGCCGCGCGCGAAGCTGCTCCTGCTCGACGCCAACAGCGAGATCCAGTCAAAGAAGGCGCTGTTCGCGGCAGCCTTTGCCGGATCGTACAAGAACATCATCGAATACCGCCCCGACAGCACCCTGCTGTCGGTCGATGCCCAAACCCTGAGCGCGGAGCTGGAGTTCGACCGGGTCCGCGCCGACGTCCTCAACGTCATCCCGCCGATGCGCGCCGGGCACCTCGTGGACCGCCTGAACATCCCCCTGATCAACCGCCGCTGGGTCGACGTCGACTGGCGCACGATGGAAGTGCGCGGCGCCCCCGGCATCCATGTCATCGGCGACGCAGTGCTCGCCGCACCGGGCATGCCGAAGTCCGGCCACATCGCGAACCAGCAGGCGAAGCTCGCCGCCGCCGCGATCGTCGAACTCCTTGACGGCCGTTCGCCCGACCCCGTCCCGACGCTTCTGAACACCTGCTACAGCTTTGTCGATGACCGCAACGCAATCCACGTCGCGACCGTCCACCGCTACGACGCCGCCGAAGGAACCGTCCTGCCCGTCGCCGGTGCAGGTGGCCTGTCGTCGGCAGCAAACGAAGAGGAAGGCCGCTACGCCGCGGCGTGGGCGCAGAACATCCGCGCCGACATGCTCGCCTGA
- the dut gene encoding dUTP diphosphatase translates to MHRIDVKILDDRLRDHNPSYATPGSAGLDLRACLNVPVTLHPGETALIPSGLAIHLADPGLAAMVLPRSGLGHKHGIVLGNLVGLIDSDYQGQIFVSVWNRGRASFTLQPMERIAQLVVVPVLQVGFNVVDEFPESDRGEGGFGSTGKH, encoded by the coding sequence ATGCACCGAATCGACGTCAAGATCCTCGACGATCGCCTGCGCGATCACAATCCTTCCTATGCCACGCCGGGTTCGGCCGGGCTGGACCTGCGCGCCTGCCTGAACGTACCGGTGACCCTTCATCCGGGCGAGACGGCGCTCATCCCGAGTGGCCTCGCGATTCACCTCGCCGATCCGGGGCTCGCCGCGATGGTGCTGCCGCGTTCGGGGCTGGGCCACAAGCACGGCATCGTGCTGGGCAACCTCGTCGGTCTGATCGATTCCGACTACCAGGGCCAGATTTTCGTGTCGGTGTGGAATCGTGGCCGCGCGAGCTTCACGTTGCAGCCGATGGAGCGTATCGCGCAACTGGTGGTGGTTCCGGTGCTGCAGGTCGGGTTCAACGTCGTCGATGAATTCCCCGAAAGCGATCGCGGCGAGGGCGGGTTCGGCAGCACCGGCAAGCATTGA
- a CDS encoding NUDIX domain-containing protein, producing the protein MHAGIPVGVHVLLEREGGILLMRRAGTGFFDGLFSLPGGHVEPGESLGGTAVREMREELGIDIDPAELANMGVVHRRSDTNRVDFFLRAKAWSGEPHICEPGKCDALGWFARDELPANTVAYVREALAAGEGPWLLELGW; encoded by the coding sequence ATGCATGCGGGGATTCCCGTCGGGGTGCATGTCCTGCTCGAGCGCGAGGGCGGCATCCTGCTGATGCGCCGTGCCGGTACGGGCTTCTTCGACGGGCTCTTCAGCCTGCCCGGCGGCCACGTCGAGCCGGGCGAATCACTGGGCGGGACCGCGGTCCGCGAGATGCGCGAGGAGCTCGGGATCGACATCGATCCGGCGGAGCTGGCGAACATGGGCGTCGTGCATCGCCGCTCGGACACCAACCGGGTGGACTTCTTCCTGCGCGCGAAGGCGTGGTCGGGCGAGCCGCACATCTGCGAGCCGGGCAAGTGCGACGCGCTGGGCTGGTTCGCGCGCGACGAGCTGCCGGCGAATACGGTGGCCTATGTGCGCGAGGCGCTGGCCGCGGGCGAGGGACCGTGGCTGTTGGAGCTGGGCTGGTGA